One segment of bacterium DNA contains the following:
- a CDS encoding DUF5678 domain-containing protein, whose translation MKEPKPIPKEYTEDFNWAYEHYSEWTRSYPDMWVAVANKEVVVTSKDLGEVKKIAHQKVDREDIPYIFIEAKTHVY comes from the coding sequence TTGAAAGAACCTAAACCCATTCCGAAGGAGTATACTGAAGACTTTAACTGGGCCTATGAGCATTATTCAGAATGGACGAGAAGCTACCCTGATATGTGGGTGGCGGTAGCCAACAAAGAGGTAGTGGTTACCTCCAAGGATCTGGGAGAGGTGAAGAAAATTGCTCACCAAAAGGTAGATCGGGAGGACATTCCTTATATTTTCATTGAGGCAAAAACCCATGTCTATTAA